A region from the Drosophila mauritiana strain mau12 chromosome 2L, ASM438214v1, whole genome shotgun sequence genome encodes:
- the LOC117151059 gene encoding membrane-anchored lipid-binding protein YSP2 isoform X4 translates to MHFVTQQRAQQQHHKSSASSSSSSLASSSSCSGSGSASGSGLGLGSSSRFAALRKSASQGALPKSLATAHSLFHRPSSTQGKHKRTASLNATPMIKDSDKTNPTTSSVTITAPTAESSSSSRTPANANMIPETTQPDQLQSQTQTQAQLQPQSQSPSQCQQAQENPEHLQQQSQPEEELQAEAPGSNAGDRRDSITEEITITSTTNSSLSTKLLTIQEAAGSFEQSSASVSTSSKQIASTTAGGSPPAAAAPGANEFNGSVLRLSQAVTSTSPGSISSAGNTAAPGAAPSINIVSSESTRDQSQQPHGVDSNGAPGDSPSSRKSSTSSKGKASQAKLSTSSSGRDEQDISQHRLSDLTQHELSLLRVDREQQVTSSSSTSNEKPAKPSRLSERAKKKSWYNVIYPNYKSRAEDFKKLFKDVPNDERLIVDYSCALQRDILVQGRLYVSQNYVCFHANIFSWETYVSIKWKDVTAITKEKTALVIPNAISISSGKDKYFFATFTSRDKSFLMLFRVWQNTLMNKQFSPQEIWKHVHTCYGDELGLTTDDEDYIDPTLNNDNEPDFDFQTAIDDDSYSQRQSQQSNQSNQSNPLLPQSGNSSASSGGGVRASAPRKSKTKYFFNSSKSSANASASGSDNNKTRESSRKLNKKMKQNAKELTLSSVKPTELSVSVTMSAPNVSSGSTAGSTTASSSTIANHTGSGSGSGSLSGSNTAAASGSGSDKMSAEKKVSTASNSAAVAAAAAAQTLASASSGSGSLESKMEMKRKLGKIHRQREEGKNAAESVPTDVSDSSDSEENNLPFVPTTECTSTHEGRQIVHTILPINVDTLFNLLFSKSKFITEFHAMRKSTDLVLGEWTKNEEGLQVRTVNVTVQLAASVGPKTSKVTEYQTQRECSKPGELYSIDVNSVNAGIPYAESFSVLIHFCLARTVDDHTMLSIHTQIKYKKSIWGVVKGFIEKNTWAGLEDFFGAQLHALQSETCIPPAKGKGRRPRRGMNQQSATSTSTTSITTGALHTATSTDNDSIQESRHPHQQDQHQHQHLHMHHHHHHHHGSQHHHHDARHSYHHHQPLLPHHQQHPHHWHHRKAVLQSGRGTATQIRPLEEAVGPAPAGDPLETQMLATGVIPGAAVGAAAGHPLLLEGGKQQQLHHQQQMHHHHLQPHKQHLQQQQLHLGGGDGQPLASGQGSQGHRLRHKGLWLLVILLLCLMLALNVILLLKLWRLEERIDVDLNRRARMPSLAALSELPSTNQEWLELLRDQEMAHENELHKWQQVLQTAIELLKKTERTLAEIVVR, encoded by the exons GATTAAAGATAGTGATAAAACCAACCCAACAACATCAAGTGTAACCATAACCGCTCCGACTGCCGAAAGTTCGAGCAGTAGTAGAACCCCTGCCAATGCCAACATGATACCCGAGACCACCCAGCCCGATCAGCTCCAGTCACAGACACAGACACAAGCCCAGCTCCAGCCACAGTCTCAATCGCCGTCACAGTGCCAGCAGGCGCAGGAGAATCCCGAGCATCTCCAGCAGCAATCGCAgccggaggaggagctgcaggcGGAGGCGCCTGGTAGCAATGCTGGCGACAG GCGCGATTCGATCACCGAGGAGATCACGATAACGAGCACCACAAACAGCAGTCTAAGCACCAAACTCCTGACCATCCAGGAAGCTGCCGGCAGTTTTGAGCAGAGCAGCGCCTCCGTATCGACGTCCTCCAAACAGATCGCTTCCACCACAGCCGGCGGTTCGCcaccagctgcagcagctccaGGTGCCAATGAGTTCAACGGCAGCGTCCTCCGGTTAAGCCAGGCCGTCACTTCCACTAGTCCCGGCTCCATCTCGAGTGCCGGCAACACAGCTGCACCAGGAGCCGCCCCGAGCATTAATATCGTGTCCAGCGAGTCCACGCGGGATCAGTCACAACAGCCGCACGGCGTCGACTCCAACGGCGCTCCAGGCGACAGTCCCAGCAGCCGGAAAAGCTCCACCAGCTCCAAGGGCAAGGCTAGCCAGGCCAAGCTATCCACATCCAGCAGTGGACGCGATGAG CAGGACATCTCGCAGCACCGGCTAAGCGATCTCACCCAGCACGAGCTGAGCCTGCTGCGCGTCGACCGGGAGCAACAGGTgaccagcagcagctccaccTCCAACGAGAAGCCGGCCAAGCCGTCGAGGCTCTCGGAGCGGGCCAAGAAGAAGTCCTGGTACAACGTCATCTATCCCAACTACAAGTCGCGGGCCGAGGACTTCAAGAAGCTCTTCAAGGACGTGCCCAACGACGAGCGCCTGATTGTGG ACTACTCGTGTGCCCTACAACGCGACATTCTGGTCCAGGGCCGTCTGTATGTGTCACAGAACTACGTCTGCTTCCACGCGAACATCTTCAGTTGGGAGACCTACGTGAGCATCAAGTGGAAGGATGTGACGGCCATAACCAAGGAGAAGACAGCACTGGTCATACCGAATGCCATTTCGATATCCAGCGGCAAGGACAAGTACTTCTTTGCCACGTTCACCTCGCGCGACAAGAGCTTCTTGATGCTCTTCCGCGTCTGGCAGAACACGCTGATGAACAAGCAGTTTTCGCCGCAGGAGATTTGGAAACATGTGCACACCTGTTACGGCGACGAGCTGGGCCTGACCACCGACGACGAGGACTACATTGATCCCACGCTGAACAACGACAACGAGCCAGACTTCGACTTCCAGACGGCCATAGATGACGATAGCTACTCGCAGCGCCAGTCGCAGCAGTCGAATCAATCCAACCAGTCGAATCCTCTGCTTCCCCAGAGCGGAAACAGCAGCgccagcagcggcggcggcgtccGCGCCTCTGCCCCCCGCAAGTCTAAAACGAAATATTTCTTCAATTCGTCCAAGTCATCGGCCAACGCCTCGGCCAGCGGATCGGATAACAATAAGACCAGGGAGAGCTCCCGCAAATTGAACAAGAAGATGAAACAGAATGCCAAGGAGCTGACGCTCAGCTCGGTGAAGCCGACGGAGCTATCGGTGAGCGTCACCATGAGCGCTCCCAACGTCAGCAGCGGCAGCACAGCGGGCTCCACCActgcctcctcctccaccattGCCAACCACACGGGCTCTGGCTCCGGATCGGGATCTCTGTCGGGCTCAAATACGGCGGCAGccagcggcagtggcagcgaCAAGATGAGTGCGGAGAAGAAGGTTAGCACGGCTTCGAACTCGGCCGCCGTAGCTGCGGCAGCAGCCGCTCAAACGTTGGCCAGTGCCAGTTCCGGGTCAGGATCCTTGGAGTCCAAGATGGAAATGAAGCGAAAGCTAGGGAAAATCCATCGCCAACGCGAAGAGGGCAAAAATGCTGCCGAGAGTGTGCCGACAGATGTCTCCGACTCGTCTGATTCCGAGGAGAACAATTTGCC ATTTGTGCCCACCACAGAGTGCACCTCGACGCACGAGGGACGCCAGATCGTGCACACCATTCTGCCAATTAACGTGGACACCTTGTTTAATCTTCTGTTCAGCAAGTCCAAATTCATAACTGAATTCCATGCCATGCGCAAGTCAACGGACCTCGTGCTAGGCGAGTGGACCAAGAACGAGGAGGGTCTGCAAGTGCGCACAGTGAACGTCACTGTTCAATTGGCCGCCTCTGTGGGGCCCAAGACCTCAAAG GTTACCGAGTACCAGACGCAGCGGGAGTGTAGCAAGCCGGGAGAACTGTATTCCATAGATGTAAATAGTGTTAATGCAGGCATTCCATACGCGGAAAGTTTCAGTGTGCTCATACACTTCTGCCTGGCCAG AACTGTCGATGATCACACTATGCTCTCAATTCACACCCAGATCAAGTACAAGAAGTCGATCTGGGGCGTGGTCAAGGGCTTTATTGAGAAGAACACGTGGGCGGGCCTGGAGGACTTCTTTGGCGCTCAGTTGCATGCGCTCCAGAGCGAGACGTGCATTCCACCTGCCAAGGGAAAGGGTCGGCGGCCGAGGAGAG GCATGAATCAGCAATCCGCCACCTCCACGTCGACCACCTCCATCACGACAGGTGCCCTCCATACGGCCACCAGCACGGACAATGACAGCATCCAAGAGTCGCGACATCCCCATCAGCAGGACCAACATCAGCACCAGCACTTGCACATGCACCATcatcaccaccatcaccatGGTAGtcagcatcatcatcacgATGCCAGGCACTcctatcatcatcatcagcctCTGCTTCCccatcatcagcagcatccCCATCACTGGCATCACCGTAAGGCTGTACTTCAGTCCGGCAGAG GTACCGCCACCCAAATTCGTCCTCTGGAGGAGGCAGTTGGTCCGGCCCCAGCCGGTGATCCCCTGGAGACTCAAATGCTGGCCACGGGAGTTATTCCCGGGGCGGCAGTCGGCGCCGCCGCCGGTCATCCGCTGCTGCTCGAGGGCGGCAAGCAGCAACAGctccaccaccagcagcaaatGCACCATCACCACCTTCAGCCGCACAAGCAGCAcctacagcagcagcagttgcaccTGGGCGGCGGTGACGGCCAGCCTCTGGCATCGGGTCAAGGGTCACAGGGTCACAGACTTAGACACAAGGGCTTGTGGTTGTTGGTTATACTCTTGCTGTGCTTGATGCTGGCATTAAATGTGATATTATTACTTAAGCTCTGGAGGCTGGAGGAACGCATTGACGTGGATCTCAATCGGCGGGCCCGCATGCCCAGTTTGGCGGCCTTGAG TGAGCTGCCGAGCACGAATCAGGAATGGCTGGAATTGCTGCGAGACCAGGAGATGGCGCACGAGAATGAGCTGCACAAGTGGCAGCAGGTGCTCCAAACTGCCATCGAGCTGCTGAAAAAG aCTGAAAGAACTTTGGCTGAAATCGTAGTACGCTAG
- the LOC117151059 gene encoding membrane-anchored lipid-binding protein YSP2 isoform X3, with protein sequence MHFVTQQRAQQQHHKSSASSSSSSLASSSSCSGSGSASGSGLGLGSSSRFAALRKSASQGALPKSLATAHSLFHRPSSTQGKHKRTASLNATPMIKDSDKTNPTTSSVTITAPTAESSSSSRTPANANMIPETTQPDQLQSQTQTQAQLQPQSQSPSQCQQAQENPEHLQQQSQPEEELQAEAPGSNAGDRRDSITEEITITSTTNSSLSTKLLTIQEAAGSFEQSSASVSTSSKQIASTTAGGSPPAAAAPGANEFNGSVLRLSQAVTSTSPGSISSAGNTAAPGAAPSINIVSSESTRDQSQQPHGVDSNGAPGDSPSSRKSSTSSKGKASQAKLSTSSSGRDEQDISQHRLSDLTQHELSLLRVDREQQVTSSSSTSNEKPAKPSRLSERAKKKSWYNVIYPNYKSRAEDFKKLFKDVPNDERLIVDYSCALQRDILVQGRLYVSQNYVCFHANIFSWETYVSIKWKDVTAITKEKTALVIPNAISISSGKDKYFFATFTSRDKSFLMLFRVWQNTLMNKQFSPQEIWKHVHTCYGDELGLTTDDEDYIDPTLNNDNEPDFDFQTAIDDDSYSQRQSQQSNQSNQSNPLLPQSGNSSASSGGGVRASAPRKSKTKYFFNSSKSSANASASGSDNNKTRESSRKLNKKMKQNAKELTLSSVKPTELSVSVTMSAPNVSSGSTAGSTTASSSTIANHTGSGSGSGSLSGSNTAAASGSGSDKMSAEKKVSTASNSAAVAAAAAAQTLASASSGSGSLESKMEMKRKLGKIHRQREEGKNAAESVPTDVSDSSDSEENNLPFVPTTECTSTHEGRQIVHTILPINVDTLFNLLFSKSKFITEFHAMRKSTDLVLGEWTKNEEGLQVRTVNVTVQLAASVGPKTSKVTEYQTQRECSKPGELYSIDVNSVNAGIPYAESFSVLIHFCLARTVDDHTMLSIHTQIKYKKSIWGVVKGFIEKNTWAGLEDFFGAQLHALQSETCIPPAKGKGRRPRRGMNQQSATSTSTTSITTGALHTATSTDNDSIQESRHPHQQDQHQHQHLHMHHHHHHHHGSQHHHHDARHSYHHHQPLLPHHQQHPHHWHHRKAVLQSGRGTATQIRPLEEAVGPAPAGDPLETQMLATGVIPGAAVGAAAGHPLLLEGGKQQQLHHQQQMHHHHLQPHKQHLQQQQLHLGGGDGQPLASGQGSQGHRLRHKGLWLLVILLLCLMLALNVILLLKLWRLEERIDVDLNRRARMPSLAALSELPSTNQEWLELLRDQEMAHENELHKWQQVLQTAIELLKKNKLKASTVNVS encoded by the exons GATTAAAGATAGTGATAAAACCAACCCAACAACATCAAGTGTAACCATAACCGCTCCGACTGCCGAAAGTTCGAGCAGTAGTAGAACCCCTGCCAATGCCAACATGATACCCGAGACCACCCAGCCCGATCAGCTCCAGTCACAGACACAGACACAAGCCCAGCTCCAGCCACAGTCTCAATCGCCGTCACAGTGCCAGCAGGCGCAGGAGAATCCCGAGCATCTCCAGCAGCAATCGCAgccggaggaggagctgcaggcGGAGGCGCCTGGTAGCAATGCTGGCGACAG GCGCGATTCGATCACCGAGGAGATCACGATAACGAGCACCACAAACAGCAGTCTAAGCACCAAACTCCTGACCATCCAGGAAGCTGCCGGCAGTTTTGAGCAGAGCAGCGCCTCCGTATCGACGTCCTCCAAACAGATCGCTTCCACCACAGCCGGCGGTTCGCcaccagctgcagcagctccaGGTGCCAATGAGTTCAACGGCAGCGTCCTCCGGTTAAGCCAGGCCGTCACTTCCACTAGTCCCGGCTCCATCTCGAGTGCCGGCAACACAGCTGCACCAGGAGCCGCCCCGAGCATTAATATCGTGTCCAGCGAGTCCACGCGGGATCAGTCACAACAGCCGCACGGCGTCGACTCCAACGGCGCTCCAGGCGACAGTCCCAGCAGCCGGAAAAGCTCCACCAGCTCCAAGGGCAAGGCTAGCCAGGCCAAGCTATCCACATCCAGCAGTGGACGCGATGAG CAGGACATCTCGCAGCACCGGCTAAGCGATCTCACCCAGCACGAGCTGAGCCTGCTGCGCGTCGACCGGGAGCAACAGGTgaccagcagcagctccaccTCCAACGAGAAGCCGGCCAAGCCGTCGAGGCTCTCGGAGCGGGCCAAGAAGAAGTCCTGGTACAACGTCATCTATCCCAACTACAAGTCGCGGGCCGAGGACTTCAAGAAGCTCTTCAAGGACGTGCCCAACGACGAGCGCCTGATTGTGG ACTACTCGTGTGCCCTACAACGCGACATTCTGGTCCAGGGCCGTCTGTATGTGTCACAGAACTACGTCTGCTTCCACGCGAACATCTTCAGTTGGGAGACCTACGTGAGCATCAAGTGGAAGGATGTGACGGCCATAACCAAGGAGAAGACAGCACTGGTCATACCGAATGCCATTTCGATATCCAGCGGCAAGGACAAGTACTTCTTTGCCACGTTCACCTCGCGCGACAAGAGCTTCTTGATGCTCTTCCGCGTCTGGCAGAACACGCTGATGAACAAGCAGTTTTCGCCGCAGGAGATTTGGAAACATGTGCACACCTGTTACGGCGACGAGCTGGGCCTGACCACCGACGACGAGGACTACATTGATCCCACGCTGAACAACGACAACGAGCCAGACTTCGACTTCCAGACGGCCATAGATGACGATAGCTACTCGCAGCGCCAGTCGCAGCAGTCGAATCAATCCAACCAGTCGAATCCTCTGCTTCCCCAGAGCGGAAACAGCAGCgccagcagcggcggcggcgtccGCGCCTCTGCCCCCCGCAAGTCTAAAACGAAATATTTCTTCAATTCGTCCAAGTCATCGGCCAACGCCTCGGCCAGCGGATCGGATAACAATAAGACCAGGGAGAGCTCCCGCAAATTGAACAAGAAGATGAAACAGAATGCCAAGGAGCTGACGCTCAGCTCGGTGAAGCCGACGGAGCTATCGGTGAGCGTCACCATGAGCGCTCCCAACGTCAGCAGCGGCAGCACAGCGGGCTCCACCActgcctcctcctccaccattGCCAACCACACGGGCTCTGGCTCCGGATCGGGATCTCTGTCGGGCTCAAATACGGCGGCAGccagcggcagtggcagcgaCAAGATGAGTGCGGAGAAGAAGGTTAGCACGGCTTCGAACTCGGCCGCCGTAGCTGCGGCAGCAGCCGCTCAAACGTTGGCCAGTGCCAGTTCCGGGTCAGGATCCTTGGAGTCCAAGATGGAAATGAAGCGAAAGCTAGGGAAAATCCATCGCCAACGCGAAGAGGGCAAAAATGCTGCCGAGAGTGTGCCGACAGATGTCTCCGACTCGTCTGATTCCGAGGAGAACAATTTGCC ATTTGTGCCCACCACAGAGTGCACCTCGACGCACGAGGGACGCCAGATCGTGCACACCATTCTGCCAATTAACGTGGACACCTTGTTTAATCTTCTGTTCAGCAAGTCCAAATTCATAACTGAATTCCATGCCATGCGCAAGTCAACGGACCTCGTGCTAGGCGAGTGGACCAAGAACGAGGAGGGTCTGCAAGTGCGCACAGTGAACGTCACTGTTCAATTGGCCGCCTCTGTGGGGCCCAAGACCTCAAAG GTTACCGAGTACCAGACGCAGCGGGAGTGTAGCAAGCCGGGAGAACTGTATTCCATAGATGTAAATAGTGTTAATGCAGGCATTCCATACGCGGAAAGTTTCAGTGTGCTCATACACTTCTGCCTGGCCAG AACTGTCGATGATCACACTATGCTCTCAATTCACACCCAGATCAAGTACAAGAAGTCGATCTGGGGCGTGGTCAAGGGCTTTATTGAGAAGAACACGTGGGCGGGCCTGGAGGACTTCTTTGGCGCTCAGTTGCATGCGCTCCAGAGCGAGACGTGCATTCCACCTGCCAAGGGAAAGGGTCGGCGGCCGAGGAGAG GCATGAATCAGCAATCCGCCACCTCCACGTCGACCACCTCCATCACGACAGGTGCCCTCCATACGGCCACCAGCACGGACAATGACAGCATCCAAGAGTCGCGACATCCCCATCAGCAGGACCAACATCAGCACCAGCACTTGCACATGCACCATcatcaccaccatcaccatGGTAGtcagcatcatcatcacgATGCCAGGCACTcctatcatcatcatcagcctCTGCTTCCccatcatcagcagcatccCCATCACTGGCATCACCGTAAGGCTGTACTTCAGTCCGGCAGAG GTACCGCCACCCAAATTCGTCCTCTGGAGGAGGCAGTTGGTCCGGCCCCAGCCGGTGATCCCCTGGAGACTCAAATGCTGGCCACGGGAGTTATTCCCGGGGCGGCAGTCGGCGCCGCCGCCGGTCATCCGCTGCTGCTCGAGGGCGGCAAGCAGCAACAGctccaccaccagcagcaaatGCACCATCACCACCTTCAGCCGCACAAGCAGCAcctacagcagcagcagttgcaccTGGGCGGCGGTGACGGCCAGCCTCTGGCATCGGGTCAAGGGTCACAGGGTCACAGACTTAGACACAAGGGCTTGTGGTTGTTGGTTATACTCTTGCTGTGCTTGATGCTGGCATTAAATGTGATATTATTACTTAAGCTCTGGAGGCTGGAGGAACGCATTGACGTGGATCTCAATCGGCGGGCCCGCATGCCCAGTTTGGCGGCCTTGAG TGAGCTGCCGAGCACGAATCAGGAATGGCTGGAATTGCTGCGAGACCAGGAGATGGCGCACGAGAATGAGCTGCACAAGTGGCAGCAGGTGCTCCAAACTGCCATCGAGCTGCTGAAAAAG AACAAACTAAAGGCCAGCACGGTTAATGTATCATGA
- the LOC117151059 gene encoding protein Aster-B isoform X8, which yields MHFVTQQRAQQQHHKSSASSSSSSLASSSSCSGSGSASGSGLGLGSSSRFAALRKSASQGALPKSLATAHSLFHRPSSTQGKHKRTASLNATPMIKDSDKTNPTTSSVTITAPTAESSSSSRTPANANMIPETTQPDQLQSQTQTQAQLQPQSQSPSQCQQAQENPEHLQQQSQPEEELQAEAPGSNAGDRRDSITEEITITSTTNSSLSTKLLTIQEAAGSFEQSSASVSTSSKQIASTTAGGSPPAAAAPGANEFNGSVLRLSQAVTSTSPGSISSAGNTAAPGAAPSINIVSSESTRDQSQQPHGVDSNGAPGDSPSSRKSSTSSKGKASQAKLSTSSSGRDEQDISQHRLSDLTQHELSLLRVDREQQVTSSSSTSNEKPAKPSRLSERAKKKSWYNVIYPNYKSRAEDFKKLFKDVPNDERLIVDYSCALQRDILVQGRLYVSQNYVCFHANIFSWETYVSIKWKDVTAITKEKTALVIPNAISISSGKDKYFFATFTSRDKSFLMLFRVWQNTLMNKQFSPQEIWKHVHTCYGDELGLTTDDEDYIDPTLNNDNEPDFDFQTAIDDDSYSQRQSQQSNQSNQSNPLLPQSGNSSASSGGGVRASAPRKSKTKYFFNSSKSSANASASGSDNNKTRESSRKLNKKMKQNAKELTLSSVKPTELSVSVTMSAPNVSSGSTAGSTTASSSTIANHTGSGSGSGSLSGSNTAAASGSGSDKMSAEKKVSTASNSAAVAAAAAAQTLASASSGSGSLESKMEMKRKLGKIHRQREEGKNAAESVPTDVSDSSDSEENNLPFVPTTECTSTHEGRQIVHTILPINVDTLFNLLFSKSKFITEFHAMRKSTDLVLGEWTKNEEGLQVRTVNVTVQLAASVGPKTSKVTEYQTQRECSKPGELYSIDVNSVNAGIPYAESFSVLIHFCLARTVDDHTMLSIHTQIKYKKSIWGVVKGFIEKNTWAGLEDFFGAQLHALQSETCIPPAKGKGRRPRRGTATQIRPLEEAVGPAPAGDPLETQMLATGVIPGAAVGAAAGHPLLLEGGKQQQLHHQQQMHHHHLQPHKQHLQQQQLHLGGGDGQPLASGQGSQGHRLRHKGLWLLVILLLCLMLALNVILLLKLWRLEERIDVDLNRRARMPSLAALSELPSTNQEWLELLRDQEMAHENELHKWQQVLQTAIELLKKVSIVCEKITNDSHLRQSIESMSMAGRTEF from the exons GATTAAAGATAGTGATAAAACCAACCCAACAACATCAAGTGTAACCATAACCGCTCCGACTGCCGAAAGTTCGAGCAGTAGTAGAACCCCTGCCAATGCCAACATGATACCCGAGACCACCCAGCCCGATCAGCTCCAGTCACAGACACAGACACAAGCCCAGCTCCAGCCACAGTCTCAATCGCCGTCACAGTGCCAGCAGGCGCAGGAGAATCCCGAGCATCTCCAGCAGCAATCGCAgccggaggaggagctgcaggcGGAGGCGCCTGGTAGCAATGCTGGCGACAG GCGCGATTCGATCACCGAGGAGATCACGATAACGAGCACCACAAACAGCAGTCTAAGCACCAAACTCCTGACCATCCAGGAAGCTGCCGGCAGTTTTGAGCAGAGCAGCGCCTCCGTATCGACGTCCTCCAAACAGATCGCTTCCACCACAGCCGGCGGTTCGCcaccagctgcagcagctccaGGTGCCAATGAGTTCAACGGCAGCGTCCTCCGGTTAAGCCAGGCCGTCACTTCCACTAGTCCCGGCTCCATCTCGAGTGCCGGCAACACAGCTGCACCAGGAGCCGCCCCGAGCATTAATATCGTGTCCAGCGAGTCCACGCGGGATCAGTCACAACAGCCGCACGGCGTCGACTCCAACGGCGCTCCAGGCGACAGTCCCAGCAGCCGGAAAAGCTCCACCAGCTCCAAGGGCAAGGCTAGCCAGGCCAAGCTATCCACATCCAGCAGTGGACGCGATGAG CAGGACATCTCGCAGCACCGGCTAAGCGATCTCACCCAGCACGAGCTGAGCCTGCTGCGCGTCGACCGGGAGCAACAGGTgaccagcagcagctccaccTCCAACGAGAAGCCGGCCAAGCCGTCGAGGCTCTCGGAGCGGGCCAAGAAGAAGTCCTGGTACAACGTCATCTATCCCAACTACAAGTCGCGGGCCGAGGACTTCAAGAAGCTCTTCAAGGACGTGCCCAACGACGAGCGCCTGATTGTGG ACTACTCGTGTGCCCTACAACGCGACATTCTGGTCCAGGGCCGTCTGTATGTGTCACAGAACTACGTCTGCTTCCACGCGAACATCTTCAGTTGGGAGACCTACGTGAGCATCAAGTGGAAGGATGTGACGGCCATAACCAAGGAGAAGACAGCACTGGTCATACCGAATGCCATTTCGATATCCAGCGGCAAGGACAAGTACTTCTTTGCCACGTTCACCTCGCGCGACAAGAGCTTCTTGATGCTCTTCCGCGTCTGGCAGAACACGCTGATGAACAAGCAGTTTTCGCCGCAGGAGATTTGGAAACATGTGCACACCTGTTACGGCGACGAGCTGGGCCTGACCACCGACGACGAGGACTACATTGATCCCACGCTGAACAACGACAACGAGCCAGACTTCGACTTCCAGACGGCCATAGATGACGATAGCTACTCGCAGCGCCAGTCGCAGCAGTCGAATCAATCCAACCAGTCGAATCCTCTGCTTCCCCAGAGCGGAAACAGCAGCgccagcagcggcggcggcgtccGCGCCTCTGCCCCCCGCAAGTCTAAAACGAAATATTTCTTCAATTCGTCCAAGTCATCGGCCAACGCCTCGGCCAGCGGATCGGATAACAATAAGACCAGGGAGAGCTCCCGCAAATTGAACAAGAAGATGAAACAGAATGCCAAGGAGCTGACGCTCAGCTCGGTGAAGCCGACGGAGCTATCGGTGAGCGTCACCATGAGCGCTCCCAACGTCAGCAGCGGCAGCACAGCGGGCTCCACCActgcctcctcctccaccattGCCAACCACACGGGCTCTGGCTCCGGATCGGGATCTCTGTCGGGCTCAAATACGGCGGCAGccagcggcagtggcagcgaCAAGATGAGTGCGGAGAAGAAGGTTAGCACGGCTTCGAACTCGGCCGCCGTAGCTGCGGCAGCAGCCGCTCAAACGTTGGCCAGTGCCAGTTCCGGGTCAGGATCCTTGGAGTCCAAGATGGAAATGAAGCGAAAGCTAGGGAAAATCCATCGCCAACGCGAAGAGGGCAAAAATGCTGCCGAGAGTGTGCCGACAGATGTCTCCGACTCGTCTGATTCCGAGGAGAACAATTTGCC ATTTGTGCCCACCACAGAGTGCACCTCGACGCACGAGGGACGCCAGATCGTGCACACCATTCTGCCAATTAACGTGGACACCTTGTTTAATCTTCTGTTCAGCAAGTCCAAATTCATAACTGAATTCCATGCCATGCGCAAGTCAACGGACCTCGTGCTAGGCGAGTGGACCAAGAACGAGGAGGGTCTGCAAGTGCGCACAGTGAACGTCACTGTTCAATTGGCCGCCTCTGTGGGGCCCAAGACCTCAAAG GTTACCGAGTACCAGACGCAGCGGGAGTGTAGCAAGCCGGGAGAACTGTATTCCATAGATGTAAATAGTGTTAATGCAGGCATTCCATACGCGGAAAGTTTCAGTGTGCTCATACACTTCTGCCTGGCCAG AACTGTCGATGATCACACTATGCTCTCAATTCACACCCAGATCAAGTACAAGAAGTCGATCTGGGGCGTGGTCAAGGGCTTTATTGAGAAGAACACGTGGGCGGGCCTGGAGGACTTCTTTGGCGCTCAGTTGCATGCGCTCCAGAGCGAGACGTGCATTCCACCTGCCAAGGGAAAGGGTCGGCGGCCGAGGAGAG GTACCGCCACCCAAATTCGTCCTCTGGAGGAGGCAGTTGGTCCGGCCCCAGCCGGTGATCCCCTGGAGACTCAAATGCTGGCCACGGGAGTTATTCCCGGGGCGGCAGTCGGCGCCGCCGCCGGTCATCCGCTGCTGCTCGAGGGCGGCAAGCAGCAACAGctccaccaccagcagcaaatGCACCATCACCACCTTCAGCCGCACAAGCAGCAcctacagcagcagcagttgcaccTGGGCGGCGGTGACGGCCAGCCTCTGGCATCGGGTCAAGGGTCACAGGGTCACAGACTTAGACACAAGGGCTTGTGGTTGTTGGTTATACTCTTGCTGTGCTTGATGCTGGCATTAAATGTGATATTATTACTTAAGCTCTGGAGGCTGGAGGAACGCATTGACGTGGATCTCAATCGGCGGGCCCGCATGCCCAGTTTGGCGGCCTTGAG TGAGCTGCCGAGCACGAATCAGGAATGGCTGGAATTGCTGCGAGACCAGGAGATGGCGCACGAGAATGAGCTGCACAAGTGGCAGCAGGTGCTCCAAACTGCCATCGAGCTGCTGAAAAAGGTGAGCATTGTCTGCGAAAAGATCACCAACGATAGCCACCTGCGTCAGAGCATTGAGTCGATGTCGATGGCGGGGCGCACTGAATTCTAA